A stretch of DNA from Halioglobus japonicus:
TCAGCCATCACAATAGAATGATAAATACCTTTGTCAGACTCTATCAGCTGTTGACCCGCAAGCAGCGTCGAGAGCTGCTTATCTTGCAGTTTTTCATGCTGTTGTCCTCTATTGCCGAGCTGGTGGGTACCGCGTTTATCATGCCCTTTATCGCGCTGGCCTCTTCACCGGATGTCACCGAGTCCAACGAATACCTGAAAATGCTGCACCGTGCCCTGGGCGAGCCAGCACACGATGAATTCTTGATGCTGGTGGGTGCCCTGTTCGTCGGTCTTGTTATTACTGGCAACAGCATCATGATTTTTTCCCAGTTTCTGATGAGTCGCTACTCGTTTCGGGTTGGCGGGGAAATATCGACGCGCCTGTACGGTTACTACCTCTCTCGCGACATGACGTTTCACTCTGCAACCAACAGCGCTGAAATGATTCAGGGCGTCATGCGCGATTCCCTGCTGCTGAGCAATGCATTGCTGACACCTGCACTCCGGATCAACGCGCGCGTGTTTTCCATCGTGTTGCTGTCTGCGCTTGTTGTTTTCGTCGACCCATTTGTCGCGATTAATACGGTATTGGTCCTGGCGGTGGCTTACCTGGTGATTTTTAATTTTGTACGCCGGCGGGTTCACGCCAACGGCTTGCTGATTTCCCTGCTGGGGCGCAAGCGTAACCAGGTGCTCAATGAGAGCCTTGGCGGAATCCGGGACGTAAAGCTCTACTCCTATGAGGCGGGGTATCTGCGCCGTTACCAGCGCGATACCAAGCGCTCTGATCGCGCGATGGCGGACAACAGCATACTGGGTGAGACACCGTACTTCGTCATAGAAGCGATCATGCTGGCGGGTATGGTATTGGTCACGCTCTACCTGCTGGGTAGCGATGATGGCCTGGCCGGCGCCTTGCCGGTTCTGACGCTTTATGGCCTGGCAGGACTTAAGATTGTGCCTAAAGTGCAGCAGTGTTACGTGGCGCTAACCAAGATTCGCGGTGCGCAGGCTGTGTTCGAACGGCTCTACGTGCATCTTGCCAATTCGTCTGAAAAAAACCCGTTCCTGGTGGACAGCCCCGACCTGATTACGCCGACTGACAGTATCCGTCTGGAGGGGGTGTCTTACCGCTATGAAGGTGCGGCGAACCCGGTGTTCAATGACCTCGATGTGCGCTTCCCGGCGGGCAAACTGTCTGCAATTACAGGCTCTTCCGGTGCCGGTAAAACCACGATGCTGGAGATGCTGATGGGGTTGCTGCAGCCTGATACGGGCTGTATTGCCGTCGATGGGCGCGAGCTGGTTGCAGCAGATATGCCGAGTTGGCGGGCGTCCATCGCCTATGTGCCGCAGGATGTGTACCTCACGGACAGCTCCGTATTGGAGAATATTGCGTTTGGCGATGCGCCTGAGGATATTGATCATGAGCGCGTGCTGTGGGCAGCACGATTGGCGCGGGTCGATGATCTTGTCAGTGCCGCCGACGATGCGCCCAAGGTCGGTGAGCGAGGCAGCCTTTTGAGTGGCGGGCAGTGTCAGCGCATCGGTATCGCCAGGGCGCTCTATAAAGGGGTGCCGCTTTTGTTTCTGGATGAGGCCACGAGCGCGCTCGACGAAGGCACCCAGGATGCAGTCCTCTCTGAGCTCAAGCGCCTGGACCCTCCCTTGACCACCATCATGATCACCCATCGGCGAAAAACACTCGCGTTCGCGGATCACGTGGTGCAGTTGGGAGAAGGACGTAGTGCGTCCGAAGGTGACGATTCATGAGCAGTACAGCGGTTTATCGCAAGGGTTGGGGCAAGATTGTTGCCGAGCGCTATGATGCGTTGCGGGTGCTCGATGGTCCGTATCTCGATGTCGGCTGTGCCTCAGGTGATTATGTGCTGACGCTCAATGCGCAAGGCGAGCGGGTACGTGGTTTTGACGTTGAAGAGAACGATCAGTGGCTACAGTCACCCGGGTTATTTTCCCAGGGCTCTGCCGAAGCCATCCCGTTCGCGGATGACAGTTTTGCGACCGTATACAGTTTCGAAGTGCTGGAGCACTTGCGGCAACCTGAGAAAGCGCTAACCGAGATGCTCAGGGTGGCTACCCGGTATGTACTGCTGAGTGTGCCCAACTGTGAACCGCCGGCTGAGCTGCGTGCGTCAGGCCTGTCCTTCAACCACTATACGGATCCCACCCACGTCAATTTTTTTACCGCTGACTCGCTGCATGCGCTGCTGGAGTCTGTCGGGTTGGAACCGGTGTATGTGCGAAAGATAAACAGGGCAAAGCCCGAGCACCTGTTTTTCGCGAGCCAGGGATTGCCGCCTGTTCTGGTGCGGCTCTTTTCGCGGCTGAGTCAGATGAACCCCTGGGCCAGATCGTATCCGATGACTTTGCTGGCCCTGGCCCGGGTACCAGGTGCTGCTGCAGCACCTGACGCCGAGGCGAAACAGGGATGACCGTACTGTTCGACTTGTTGGCGACCCAGCCGGTCGCCGGGTACCGGTTCCACGGCGGAGCGGACTATACCAAGCAGGTCCTGGCGCGCGCTGTCGGCAGGGGATGGGACGGATTTCATGCGGTTTACAACCCTCGCCTGGAGCTTGATCAATCGGTCGCCGCTCAGTGCCGTGCGGCTGGCGTTAAAATGATTGAGGTCGCTTCCTGGGCCGAGATTGAGGGGCTGTTGGGCGCCGGGGGCTATAGTACGTTTTATTCCGGTCTGCCCTACGAGTATGCCGATGTCGATTCCCATGGCGTGCGGTTCGTGATGACGATTCACGGTCTTCGAAACCTGGAACTGCCGGTCGATTTCACCCAGAGCAGGGTCGCCGACAGTTGGGTTGGAAGGACACTGGCTTTCCTGCAGGCAACTCGGAAGTCTGAGCGCCGCGTACGTAGAGCACAGGAACAACTGGCGAAGCTGATTTTTCGCAATGAAGCAGAGATTGTGACGGTGTCGCGTCATTCACGCTACTCCCTCAAGTCTTTTTTTCCCCAGCTGGACCTGTCGCGGATAACGGTTGCCCATAGCCCCGTCGTCGAGTTGGCGGAGCAGATACCAGCGGATACAGAGCAGGGCGATTACTATCTCCTGCTCGGCGCGGATCGCTGGGTGAAGAATGTCCTGCCCGCCTGCAAGGTACTGGATACGCTGATGGCGGAGGGAATGTTAGGGACCGCCACGGCGAAGGTCGTAGGTATGGTGGCGCCCAATCCTGTGAGCGCAAGTCTGCAGAATGGCAGTCGGTTCGAGTTTATCGACTATGTAGAAAGGGACGAGCTGGCCGCGCTGATTCGCGGCGCGCGCTGCCTGTTGTTTCCCTCGCAGAATGAGGGTTTCGGTTATCCCCCCCTGCATGCCATGGAACTGGAAACGCCCGTCATAGCGGCAGCGACCAGCAGTGTCCCCGAGGTGTGTGCTGCAGCGGCGCTTTACTTCGATGTGGGGTCCATGGAAGAGCTGCGCAACCGGGTGTTGCAAGTGCAGCATGACGAGGAGCTGTGCGCCGAGCTCGTGGCCGCCGGTCGCCGGCGATTTCAGGAACTGAAGGCGCTGGAGGGACCAATGCTTGACGCCCTGGTGGAACGTATATTCGACGGTGGTGACCATGGGGCGCGATAATCGCTGGCAGGTGCAGGTCGGAGGCGTCGTATGAGCCTGAAGGCGCCATTGCCTGCCGTGACAGTCTATACGAACGTAGTGGGCGACTATGACCTTGTGCTGCCACCCGCCCGACAACAGATGAACGCAGAGTTCGTCTGTGTCAGTGAGGCCGCTGCACCGCCTGGATGGCGAGGCGCTGCGCCGGTGTATCAGGCCTCCTCCGCGATCGAGATCAATCGCTACCACAAGTTCTTCCCGCATGAGGTATTCCCGCGGGCGGAGTACTCTATCTACGTGGATGGCAATATCGGCGTGATCGGCGATCTGTCGCCACTGTTTCGGGCGTTCGTTGACAGTGGCAGGGCGTTGGCCCTGTTTCGCCATCGCGACAGGCAGACAGTCGCTGAAGAGATCGAGGCCTGCCTGGCCATGGCCAAGTTTGATGCCCGGGACAAGACCGCACATGAGCGCCAGACGGCAGACTACGCAATCGATGGAATGCCGGATGACCGTCCATTGACGGATAATGCCGTATTGTTTCGCTGGCACAGGCATGAGGCATTGGCCCCGGCTATGGCGTTGTGGTGGGATCACTTCCAGACCTATACCAAGCGCGACCAGATCAGTCTGCCCTACGTCGTATGGAAGACAGCGCTGCCTACTTTGGTCTGGCAATGGAGCTTCAGGCAGGAGAACAGGTACTTGCAGAAGTACCCTCATCGGCGTCATCTTATGCGCGATACGCGAATCCGAATGAACAACCTGCGGGACAGGTACTGGGGACAGAGCAAGCGGGGTGATGCAGCTGTGCAGTCGGCGGATAACTATCTATGAGCTTCAATAAGTCTTATCTGGGTGAGCGTCAGGATATTATTGGCTGCATCCCCGTATCGACCACTCGCATGCTGGACATTGGCTGCAGCGTAGGCGCGCTAGGTCGTGCGGCGAAAACAGCGGTACCCGGGCTTTATGTTCATGGCATCGATTACGATGCGGATATGGCCGCCGTGGCCACGGAGCATCTGGATGAAGTCACCGTGGCGGATATGGATAGCTTTGCGCTGGCTGAAGGGTTTCCAAACGCCAGTTTCGACTGTGTTGTGATGGCCGACGTGCTTGAGCACCTCAGAGATCCATGGAAAGTGGTCAGGGATGTTACCGAGGTTGCCGCTGATGGCGCGACAGTTATCGCTTGCGTGCCGAATGTGCGCCATATCGACACGCTGTTTAACCTGGTGTTTCGGCAGCGTTGGCCCTACCGGGAGCGAGGAATTCATGATCGCACTCACCTGCGTTTCTTCGCGCGGGGTAATTTGCCAGGATTGATGGCTCAGAACGGACTGGAAATAGTGACGGTGCGAACCAATTATCGGTTGGTGGAACGACCGTCCCGACTGAACCGTTTTGCGCGGTTCCTGGCCTTGCCGGGATTGCGCGGTTTTCTCGCCTTCCAGTACATCGTGGTTGCTCGTCGGCTGCCGCGAGTGGCATCGTGAACGGAACCCGGGCGCCCAATACTTCAACGGTGTCCGTTGCCATGGCCACCTATAACGGTGCGGACTATCTCCAGGCACAACTTGACAGTTTGCTGGTGCAGACCCGGCAGCCCGATGAACTGGTGGTCAGTGACGACGCATCAGAAGATGCCACCCTCGACATTCTACAAGCGTTCAAGTCCTCCGCGCCTTTTCCGGTGCTCGTGTCGGTGGCTGATACTCGCGCCGGGTATGTTGGCAATTTTAGCCGAGCCATGGCCATGGCAAGCGGCGATCTCATTTGCCTCGCGGATCAGGACGATGTCTGGTTCGAGGACAAGATTGCCACGCTCACGCGCCTTGCAATGGTTGATGAATCGACCCTCGTCGTGATGAATGACGCTGCCCTGGTAGATGCCGGCCTACAGGGTCAGGGTCTCACCAAGTTGGG
This window harbors:
- a CDS encoding ABC transporter ATP-binding protein, translating into MLLSSIAELVGTAFIMPFIALASSPDVTESNEYLKMLHRALGEPAHDEFLMLVGALFVGLVITGNSIMIFSQFLMSRYSFRVGGEISTRLYGYYLSRDMTFHSATNSAEMIQGVMRDSLLLSNALLTPALRINARVFSIVLLSALVVFVDPFVAINTVLVLAVAYLVIFNFVRRRVHANGLLISLLGRKRNQVLNESLGGIRDVKLYSYEAGYLRRYQRDTKRSDRAMADNSILGETPYFVIEAIMLAGMVLVTLYLLGSDDGLAGALPVLTLYGLAGLKIVPKVQQCYVALTKIRGAQAVFERLYVHLANSSEKNPFLVDSPDLITPTDSIRLEGVSYRYEGAANPVFNDLDVRFPAGKLSAITGSSGAGKTTMLEMLMGLLQPDTGCIAVDGRELVAADMPSWRASIAYVPQDVYLTDSSVLENIAFGDAPEDIDHERVLWAARLARVDDLVSAADDAPKVGERGSLLSGGQCQRIGIARALYKGVPLLFLDEATSALDEGTQDAVLSELKRLDPPLTTIMITHRRKTLAFADHVVQLGEGRSASEGDDS
- a CDS encoding class I SAM-dependent methyltransferase, whose translation is MSSTAVYRKGWGKIVAERYDALRVLDGPYLDVGCASGDYVLTLNAQGERVRGFDVEENDQWLQSPGLFSQGSAEAIPFADDSFATVYSFEVLEHLRQPEKALTEMLRVATRYVLLSVPNCEPPAELRASGLSFNHYTDPTHVNFFTADSLHALLESVGLEPVYVRKINRAKPEHLFFASQGLPPVLVRLFSRLSQMNPWARSYPMTLLALARVPGAAAAPDAEAKQG
- a CDS encoding glycosyltransferase — protein: MTVLFDLLATQPVAGYRFHGGADYTKQVLARAVGRGWDGFHAVYNPRLELDQSVAAQCRAAGVKMIEVASWAEIEGLLGAGGYSTFYSGLPYEYADVDSHGVRFVMTIHGLRNLELPVDFTQSRVADSWVGRTLAFLQATRKSERRVRRAQEQLAKLIFRNEAEIVTVSRHSRYSLKSFFPQLDLSRITVAHSPVVELAEQIPADTEQGDYYLLLGADRWVKNVLPACKVLDTLMAEGMLGTATAKVVGMVAPNPVSASLQNGSRFEFIDYVERDELAALIRGARCLLFPSQNEGFGYPPLHAMELETPVIAAATSSVPEVCAAAALYFDVGSMEELRNRVLQVQHDEELCAELVAAGRRRFQELKALEGPMLDALVERIFDGGDHGAR
- a CDS encoding glycosyltransferase domain-containing protein, whose translation is MSLKAPLPAVTVYTNVVGDYDLVLPPARQQMNAEFVCVSEAAAPPGWRGAAPVYQASSAIEINRYHKFFPHEVFPRAEYSIYVDGNIGVIGDLSPLFRAFVDSGRALALFRHRDRQTVAEEIEACLAMAKFDARDKTAHERQTADYAIDGMPDDRPLTDNAVLFRWHRHEALAPAMALWWDHFQTYTKRDQISLPYVVWKTALPTLVWQWSFRQENRYLQKYPHRRHLMRDTRIRMNNLRDRYWGQSKRGDAAVQSADNYL
- a CDS encoding class I SAM-dependent methyltransferase, encoding MSFNKSYLGERQDIIGCIPVSTTRMLDIGCSVGALGRAAKTAVPGLYVHGIDYDADMAAVATEHLDEVTVADMDSFALAEGFPNASFDCVVMADVLEHLRDPWKVVRDVTEVAADGATVIACVPNVRHIDTLFNLVFRQRWPYRERGIHDRTHLRFFARGNLPGLMAQNGLEIVTVRTNYRLVERPSRLNRFARFLALPGLRGFLAFQYIVVARRLPRVAS